The genomic interval AGTCAGGCGGTTTAAGCGTCATTGGACATATTCCCGAAAAAGACGGAATTTTAGCCGATATGTTAGTTGCAGAAGCGATCGCCTACGAAGGAAAACCTTTAAGTCAGTTAGTCGAAGAAGCAATTAGTGAGGCTAATGGACCATTATCGAACAAGCGCTTAGATTTACATCTCAACGACGCGCACAAAGCTGCTGTCATCGATTCGTTTACGAACAACCCACCCGCAAACGTTGCTGGAATTAAAGTTAAAGAAGTTGGTCGCAAAGATGGCGTTAAGCTTTACCTCGAAGAGGGTAGCTGGATACTATTACGTCCATCGGGTACTGAACCACTGATGCGCGTTTACATCGAAGCAACTTCAGCAGATAAACTCAATCAAATCGCAACTCAAATGGAACAAACAATTAATCACCTCGAACCTGTAACGGTCTAGACCTGGCGATTAACGATAAACTAGAAAGGATTCCTCATAGCTAATTGCTTCTATGAGAACTCTTGCTAATTTGCTCACGATTGTAATTCTTGCAGGCTGGGTAGTGGCGATCGCAATTATTTCCGTACAAAACGCCACCCCAGTTTCTTTGCGATTTGTGACATTTCAATCAATTCAACTTCCGGTAGGGTTGGTACTAGCGTTTAGTGCCGCTTTGGGTATGCTAGCTATGGCATTGACTCAACCAATCTGGATCGCTGGTTCGAGAAGAAATAGTCTTCAATCAGATAATGAGTTTTTCGTCGATGAGTGAACAGGTGCAAAAGCGTAGTAGGGTATGAGGGAAAAATAGTATTTTAGTCTCTCCTACACTCCCCACACCTCCCACTAGCCACTAACCACTAGCTTTATTCTCCCCTTGATAGTGTTTGACATATCGCTGTTCAGGGTCAATACCTTCAAAAGTTGGTGGAATCCAAACTCGTACGATTAACAACGCAGCTAAAACAAGTAAGAAAGCACACGCTGCAAGCATTTGATTCCAAGGAACTTCCAAAACTCCCCGCACAATCACTTCACGCAGTACTGAGACAATCGATACTTCTACAGCAACGCCAATGGATACACGCTGTTCTTGCAAATAAATAATCAACAGGCGAAACAACTCCACCATAATCAGCAAAAACAAAATATCTGCGGTGACTTCGTGGAAGTTGAGCGGTGGCAACATTAAATAAAATATACCCCTCAACTGAATCACCATCGCGCAGAATAACCCAATGCACAGCGAAACGACAATCAAGTCTTGAATTGTTTCTAAGCTACGCACAAGCAGATTCCGATTCAACGCTTCGTACCAATTTAACGGGGACTTCAACGGCTGCTGCATCTAAACTTCCTCCTGCGTGTGGTGTTGTTGGGAGATTATGCTTAGATTAACTTATAGATTTGTGTTTTTGGTATTTAAATTTATTATCACATAAATTAGCCTAGCAACTTCGGTCGCAGCTAGATAAAAGAAGTCCAGATGGTGCGTGGACTTATAAAATCAGGTTGTAAAAAGCGGTTTGACCGCTAAGCCTTTAGATGTTGGCACTAAAATAATATGGGCTTAATGTGACGTAATACCTCTTGAAGTAAGCCGCCTGGACATTCACCAATCAACTCAGCACGTCTAGCGCGATTAACCTAGTGAGCGCAATTGATCAACAATCACCACTCCTATTACAATGACCGCGCTGTGGGATGTAATCTACCACACCTCATTTGCTTCTGATTTACCCCAACAAACTTCCTGACTCGGCTCAATAATTTGAGCTAGCAAGTCATATAGTGTATAGTCTTTTTGTTTCGAAACTGGCTCGATAACAATAAAGAATTAAATATAGAGATATCTAGCAAGCAAGGTATTTTCAAAAAAAATCAATGAAATGATATTATTTGAGCATATGCAAAAGATTACTAAGCTGGTATTTGACACTGACATTTAGCAGAAAATGCAATCTCTATTAAAATCAGACAACATAGAAACTTTTGATTCTAGAGAGTTAAAGAGTCTCCTATACGGTAAGATTACTCCAGAAATAAGCGAAGCTAGAGAAGACTTAGAATATTTCTTGGAGAATAAGGCTTTGAGACGTCCAGATGTATAAAGTAAGAAATAGGTATTAGTTGAATTTTATTAAAGAGGGTTAAACTACTTAACATCCATCCAGTTTTCACCCGCACGCACTTCGACAAGTAACGGTACACTTAACGACACCGCAGATTCCATTGTTGAGCGAATTTTTGGCTGTAATTCTTCCCACTCGTCTTGCGGAACTTCAAACACCAATTCATCATGAACTTGCAGTAGCAATCGCGCTTGGTAATTTTGCAATAGTTCGTGCAGTTGCACCATCGCAATTTTAATAATATCTGCACTCGAACCTTGAATCGGTGCATTAGCCGCCGCGCGGAGTAACCCCGCATCATTTGCTGTTAAACCGCGAATTTCGTCGAGGTTGATGTCTTCAGGCTTGAGATTGCGTAACTTCCGCAGGCGATCGCTTGTGAAATTAAAATACCGTCGTCGTCCTAAAATTGTCTGTACATACCCATAGGCTATGGCTTCTTGTTCCATCCGCCGCAAGTATTCAAAGACTAACGGATATTGTTGGTTAAATCTTTCAATAAACACCTTACCATCCGCAGCTTTCATCTTTGTTTCTCTAGCAAATCGCTGCGCCCCCATACCATAAATGACACCGAAGTTAATTGTTTTAGCTAAGCGGCGTTCTTCAGAAGTTACCGCATCTTTTTCAAACAGTAATCGCGCGGTTACAGTATGAATATCTTCATTATTTTGATACGCTTTTACTAAGATAGGTTCTTGCGACAAATGTGCGAGAATTCGTAACTCAATTTGCGAATAATCCGCTGCTACTAATATCCACCCGGATTCAGGAATAAATGCTTTGCGAATTTGCCGACTAAAGGCTGTACGAATCGGAATATTTTGTAAGTTTGGGTTAGAAGAAGATAATCGCCCTGTTGAAGTTGCAGTTTGATTGAAACTTGTATGCACTCGCTGTGTATCTGGGCGCACTAATGCAGGTAGCGCATCAACATACGTTGACTTTAATTTAGATAAAGTACGATACTCTAAAATCGCTTCTACTATCGGATGATCGTCGCGTAACTTTTCTAATGTTGCTGCATCGGTTGAATAACCTGTTTGAATTTTTCTTGACTTTCTCCGGTCTAAATTCAACTTATCAAATAACAGTTCACCTAACTTTTTTGGCGAACCTAAGTTAAACTTCTCTTCAGCAACTGCATAAATTTGTTCTTCAATTGCTGCTAAGTCTTTATCAAGTTGTTTAGAAAAATCTTGTAGATACGCCGTATTGATGTGAATTCCTGTGTACTCCATCTCGGCTAAAACAGGTTCAAGCGGCTGTTCGACTTCGAGTAATAACTTGTGTAATGCTGGAATTTTATCTAGTTCTGCGCGTAGCTTTGGTACTAATCCATAAGTTGCATAAACATCCATACCGCAGTAGTCGGCAACAGTAGGAATGTCTAAATCTGCAATATTTTTTCCTTTCGGTACTAACTCAGCATAGCTTTTTGATGTCAAACCCAAATAGCGCTGCGCTAGATCGCTCAAATTATGACTCGTATCAGGATCTAAAACATAGCTTGCTAGCATCGGATCGAACACGACACCTCTAAGATGAATTCCCTGACACCGCAATACTAGCCTGTCAAATTTAGCGTTTTGCAACGCTTTCGGATATTCTGCGCTTTCTAAAATCGGGCGCAATGCTGATAGTACCGTTGCAGTATCCAAATTATCTCCTGCTGTGTGACCCAGGGGAATATATGCGATCGCATCGAGTTCGCTTCCCCAGCAGCAACCAATTCCTACAAGTTGCGCATCGCGTGGTTCGAGATCTGTTGTTTCTGTATCCCAAGCAACAGGTGTTTTTGTGTTGGTATGTCTTTGTAATTGTTTTACTAATTTAGTTAATTTTGCAGGCGTATCAATGATTTGTGGAGCGATTTTAGTAAACGGTTGTTCTTGACTTGCTTCAGTATCCTCCGCACTAAAGAACCACAAATCATCACTCTCAAATGTTGGTACTGTAATGAAGTTTGAGTCGGGTGTATCTTCTGATTCGTCTTCTGGAATTGTCCCACCAAACTGTTGCTGTAGTTCGTTAACTTTACCAAGAAAAGATTTAAATTCTAATTTTTCTAAGATATGTTTAACAGTTGTTGTATCAAAACCTGTTAATTTTGCTGCTTCTAAATCAATATCTAGTGGTACATCAACAACAATTGTTGCTAAATAGCGAGATTTTTCTGCGTCTTGTTTCCCTGCTTCTAGTTTCTTTTGCGTTGCGCCTTTGATTTCACTCAAAGAATCATAAATTTGCTCAAGCGACGTGTATTGATTGAGTAGCTGAATTGCAGTTTTTTCACCAATACCCTTAACGCCAGGAATATTATCAGATTTATCGCCACAAAGTGCTTTCAAATCGACAATTTGTGATGGTAATACTCCCATCTTTTCTTTAACTTGTTCAGTTTGAAATTCGTTAATTCCTGGAGAAGAACGCTTCAATGCTTCGGAACTAAGATAGAGAACGCTAATATCTTTTTGCGGATCGACAAGTTGAAATAAATCGCGATCGCCGGTTAAAATCTTTACTTGATACCCCGCTGCGCTTGCTTTTTGGGCGAGTGTTCCTAGCACATCGTCGGCTTCGTAGCCTGGTGCAGTGATAATGGGTAAGTTCAAGCCATCGAGTAATTCGTGGAGGTTCTTGAGATCGGGAACAAAGTCTTCGGGCGTCCCTGGGCGATCTGCTTTATACGTATCGTCGGCTTCGTGACGAAAAGTTGGTAATCCGAGATCGAATGCGATCGCCATTGCTTCCGGCTTTTCCGCCGCCATGACTTCTAGTAACGCCTTGAGAAAGCCAAAACACACGCTTGTCGGAATTCCCGTTGTTGTGCGCAAACCACCATCACGCCCTTTAGCAAATGCAAAATAAGAACGAAAAGCCAGCGAATGCCCATCTACAAGGATAAATGTTGGGCGCAAAGAAGATGAAGCCACAGTAGAGGTAAAAGCTTGAGACATACTACCATTCTAGCTTTTCAAGCTTATTGTATGCAGCGTAGGTAACTTATCCAAAAAGCAAAAAGCGAATCGAAATAAATAATGCAGCCGCGATCAACTGCACAATCATCACTGGAATACCATAATGCAAAAAAGTATGAAATGAAATGCGTCGTCCATGCTGTTCTGCAATTCCTGCTGCAACGATATTAGAAGAAGCCCCAACTAATGTCCCATTTCCACCGAGCGTCGCACCAAACATCATCGCATAAAATAATGGCAAAACTTCAGGCGGTAACTCACCATGAAAGCCTGGCTGTAATATTTCTGGTGTTGCTAATCCTACATTAACGACATATTCTTTAAGCAATGGCACCATTGCAACAACTAGCGGAATATTTGGGACTACACTCGATAAAATCCCTACTAAAAATAATAAAACCAGTGAACCCAAAGTAATATTTCTCCCTAAAATATACGCAAAAATTCCAGATATACTACTAACAACACCTGTTTTTTCTAAGCCTCCAATTATGACAAATATACACATAAAAAATATCAAAGTACTCCAATCTACGTCCCTTAAAATATGATTAACTGTCTCGATTTTGCTATGATGCGAAAGGAGTAAAGCTAACGCGGCTCCCAATAATGCTACTGCCGCAGGCGAAATTGGAATTGGCAGCATTTCTCCTATAGCAAAGAATAGTAGTACAAAGGCTATAAGGACAATTCCTAAAGTTAAAACGCGGGGATGATTAATCTGAGGATGCGGTAACTGCTCTAAGCTATCCAACTTTTTCCGCCAAATTTTAGGAAATAAATAAGGTAGCATGAATACAATTGCTCCTACTGCAATAATTCCTCCTAAGCTCAACCGTCCTAAGTAAGCCATAAAGCTAATATTCACCGCATCGCCAACAATAAATGTTGCTGGATCTCCTACCAACGTTAATAAACCCGCACTATTCGCAACAAATACCATCAAAATCAACAAAGGAACAAAATTAACTCCTACATCCTCAGCAATTGGAGGAATCAGCGGTGCTAATAGCATCACTGTCGTAGCATTCGGTAATACTGCACAAATAGGAGTTGTAATTGCAACGATTCCGAGTAAAAGGCGTTTACCTTGTCCTTTAGCTAAGATAACTATTTGAGTAGCGAGATAGTCAAACACTTTTGTTGGTTCAAAAGCTCTGACTAATACCATTACTCCAAAAAATAATGCTAGTGTTGAGTAGCTTCTGGCAATATAAGTAACAGCTTCTGCCAATGTCATGATGTTGGCAAAAACTAGCAGCAGTGCACCTAAAAACGCTGCAATAGTTAGGTGCATTTTTTCTGTCATAATTAAGACAATTACACTAATAAATATTATTGAGCTAAAGATTGCTTGCCAGCTTGCCATCGCCTTGTCTCAGGTAAATTAAGTATAACAGAAATGTTAGGAAAAACTAAATTCAAGTATCGTCTAAATAGAGTTTAGCTGCTTATATGTTGTATCAAATTATCATGATTTTCGGATAGATTTTTTGGGAAACAAACTACAAAACACTCAAAGTACATGAAGAAAAGAGAATTTACAATCTATGTAACAGTGCTATCTTATTCGTCTTGAGAAAAATAGCGTTCTAGGAAGTTGAGTGCGTGATTACGGATCTCGTAATATTCTTTGGAGTTACGCATAGCAACGCGATCGCGCGGGTGAGAAAAGGGTACATCGATAATTTCCCCAATTTTAGCAGCTGGTCCATTAGTCATTAAAACAATTCGATCTGACATATAAATTGCTTCATCAACATCATGGGTAATCATCAACACAGCTTGTCGATTGTGTTCCCAAATATCTAATACCTGACGTTGCAGCTTACCACGTGTTAAAGCATCCAACGCCCCAAAAGGTTCATCCATAAGTAACATTTTTGGGCGAGTTGCTAAAGCCCTAGCAATTCCAACACGCTGTTTCATACCCCCAGAGATCTCATCAGGATATTTGTCAGCTGCTGCTGTCAAATTGACCATCGCTAGATGTTCATTGACTATGCTAATTTTTTCAGCATGTGAAGCCTTTTTTAAAACTTC from Chroogloeocystis siderophila 5.2 s.c.1 carries:
- a CDS encoding ABC transporter ATP-binding protein is translated as MEVFQVKSTSYQTDHREENFSHSGFLEVENLVKSYPTDRGEFVVLDGINLTINEDEFISVIGHSGCGKSTLLKIVAGLEKSTYGSVRLDGREIHKPGAERMMVFQQYSLLPWLTVRENIRLAVDEVLKKASHAEKISIVNEHLAMVNLTAAADKYPDEISGGMKQRVGIARALATRPKMLLMDEPFGALDALTRGKLQRQVLDIWEHNRQAVLMITHDVDEAIYMSDRIVLMTNGPAAKIGEIIDVPFSHPRDRVAMRNSKEYYEIRNHALNFLERYFSQDE
- a CDS encoding phosphate-starvation-inducible PsiE family protein, coding for MQQPLKSPLNWYEALNRNLLVRSLETIQDLIVVSLCIGLFCAMVIQLRGIFYLMLPPLNFHEVTADILFLLIMVELFRLLIIYLQEQRVSIGVAVEVSIVSVLREVIVRGVLEVPWNQMLAACAFLLVLAALLIVRVWIPPTFEGIDPEQRYVKHYQGENKASG
- a CDS encoding LapA family protein; protein product: MRTLANLLTIVILAGWVVAIAIISVQNATPVSLRFVTFQSIQLPVGLVLAFSAALGMLAMALTQPIWIAGSRRNSLQSDNEFFVDE
- the polA gene encoding DNA polymerase I; the protein is MASSSLRPTFILVDGHSLAFRSYFAFAKGRDGGLRTTTGIPTSVCFGFLKALLEVMAAEKPEAMAIAFDLGLPTFRHEADDTYKADRPGTPEDFVPDLKNLHELLDGLNLPIITAPGYEADDVLGTLAQKASAAGYQVKILTGDRDLFQLVDPQKDISVLYLSSEALKRSSPGINEFQTEQVKEKMGVLPSQIVDLKALCGDKSDNIPGVKGIGEKTAIQLLNQYTSLEQIYDSLSEIKGATQKKLEAGKQDAEKSRYLATIVVDVPLDIDLEAAKLTGFDTTTVKHILEKLEFKSFLGKVNELQQQFGGTIPEDESEDTPDSNFITVPTFESDDLWFFSAEDTEASQEQPFTKIAPQIIDTPAKLTKLVKQLQRHTNTKTPVAWDTETTDLEPRDAQLVGIGCCWGSELDAIAYIPLGHTAGDNLDTATVLSALRPILESAEYPKALQNAKFDRLVLRCQGIHLRGVVFDPMLASYVLDPDTSHNLSDLAQRYLGLTSKSYAELVPKGKNIADLDIPTVADYCGMDVYATYGLVPKLRAELDKIPALHKLLLEVEQPLEPVLAEMEYTGIHINTAYLQDFSKQLDKDLAAIEEQIYAVAEEKFNLGSPKKLGELLFDKLNLDRRKSRKIQTGYSTDAATLEKLRDDHPIVEAILEYRTLSKLKSTYVDALPALVRPDTQRVHTSFNQTATSTGRLSSSNPNLQNIPIRTAFSRQIRKAFIPESGWILVAADYSQIELRILAHLSQEPILVKAYQNNEDIHTVTARLLFEKDAVTSEERRLAKTINFGVIYGMGAQRFARETKMKAADGKVFIERFNQQYPLVFEYLRRMEQEAIAYGYVQTILGRRRYFNFTSDRLRKLRNLKPEDINLDEIRGLTANDAGLLRAAANAPIQGSSADIIKIAMVQLHELLQNYQARLLLQVHDELVFEVPQDEWEELQPKIRSTMESAVSLSVPLLVEVRAGENWMDVK
- a CDS encoding SLC13 family permease, which codes for MASWQAIFSSIIFISVIVLIMTEKMHLTIAAFLGALLLVFANIMTLAEAVTYIARSYSTLALFFGVMVLVRAFEPTKVFDYLATQIVILAKGQGKRLLLGIVAITTPICAVLPNATTVMLLAPLIPPIAEDVGVNFVPLLILMVFVANSAGLLTLVGDPATFIVGDAVNISFMAYLGRLSLGGIIAVGAIVFMLPYLFPKIWRKKLDSLEQLPHPQINHPRVLTLGIVLIAFVLLFFAIGEMLPIPISPAAVALLGAALALLLSHHSKIETVNHILRDVDWSTLIFFMCIFVIIGGLEKTGVVSSISGIFAYILGRNITLGSLVLLFLVGILSSVVPNIPLVVAMVPLLKEYVVNVGLATPEILQPGFHGELPPEVLPLFYAMMFGATLGGNGTLVGASSNIVAAGIAEQHGRRISFHTFLHYGIPVMIVQLIAAALFISIRFLLFG